CTCGAACTTCACGGCCGAGCGCCTGCAGGCCGCGCTCGACGTCTCTGCCCGCGAGGGCATCGCCCGCTTCGAGGTGCTCCAGAACCGCTACAACCTCGTCGCTCGCGACGCCTACGAGGGCGAGCTGGCCGACCTCCTGATCCGCGAGGGCATCGCCTCCGCGCCGTACTCGAGCCTCGCCAGCGGCTTCCTCACCGGCAAGTACCGCGGCGGCGACGTCGACAGCCCGCGCGCCGGCACCGCGTCCGCCTACTACGACGACCACGGCCGCGCCCTCCTCGAGGTGCTCGACCGCGTCGCCGAGGCGCACGGCGTCTCCGTCACGACGGTCTCCCTGGCCTGGCTCCGGGCGCAGCCGTCGGTGACCGCGCCCATCGCGAGCGCGCGCGACCTCACGCAGCTGCCCGACCTCCTCGCCTCCGTCGAGCTCGAGCTGACGGCCGACGAGATCCGGGACCTCTCCGCGGTCTGATCCGGGCCGCGCCCCGCGTGCCCCGGTCCGGGGCCGTCCCGCGTCTCGTGGGCGGTCCCGGACCTGCTATCGTCGTAGGGTTCCAGCGCGTCTCCGACGCGCCTGAGCACGCCCCCATAGCTCATTGGTAGAGCACTTCCTTGGTAAGGAAGAGGTAGTGAGTTCAATCCTCACTGGGGGCTCGATCCCTCGGGGTCCGGCCGCGGTCGGCGACGAGGGTCATGGCGGGGTAGCTCAGGTGGTTAGAGCACACGGCTCATAATCGTGGTGTCGCGGGTTCAAGTCCCGCTCCCGCTACGGAAGCGCGGATCCCTCGAGGGTCCGTCCTCCTCGATAGGCCCCGGACACCTCTCGCCAGGTTCCGGGGCCTTTCCTCTCCCCGCCTGCGGCTGCGCCGGCCGTGACTCGCCGGCCGTGACTCCCCGGCCGTGACCTGCGCCGGCCCGTGTCGCCGCCGTCCCGTGCGCCCCCGCGGCGCGCGGCCTTCCGGTGCGCGCGCGTGCGGCGTAGCCTCCGGGCATGACCCACCACGAATCCGCCGACCACCCCGACCACGCCACGGGCGCCGACCACGACGACGTGCTCTACAAGACCCAGGGCAACCCGGTCCCCGACGCGCACGACGAGGAGCGCCGCGAGGCGCCCGCCGGCGGCGACTACACCGCCAGCGAGTCCGAGGAGGAGAAGGACGCCCGCGAGGGCGCCTGATCCCGCACCGCGCCTCGAGCGCACGAGGGCCGTCGCGACGCGATCGCGGCGGCCCTCCCGCGTCCCCGGACGGTGCCGGTCGGGCTCCCGCGGAGGCGACACGCCGGGCCCGCACGCCTCGCCGGATCCATCGCGCAGCCCGGATCCGCATGACGGCGCGGAAGGCCCCACGACACGCCGAAACACTAGATGTAGTGGAATGACAGGTCTGTAGTTCGGGTTATATAGTGGAGAACCTCACCGCCCCACAGGGTGGCCGAGCACCCCGGATCACCGCCACGGCGGAGATCCGGAGGCCACGGAGCGAAGAGCACCGAGACCTGAGGAGCCGCACCGGCGGCTCCCGACACGACACAACGGGAGGCACCCATGGACTACGACAACAACGACACCGTCGGCGGCTACGCGATCCCCGTCGACCCCATGGAGCTCCTGCAGTGCGACTCCTGCCAGTAGGCAGCTGACGCCGCGGAAGCAGCATCGCGAACCCGGGCCCCGGTCCCCACGAGAAGTGGGGCCGGGGCTCTCGCGTGCCCGGGGCACCCGCCCGCGGGGCTCCCGCGGGCCCGCCGCGTAGGATCGTCCGGTGCCAGTGAATCCAGAGATCCAGGGTCGCGTGCTCCCCGCCGCCGTCCCGTACCTGGTGGGACGCGAGAAGGTGCGCGAGTTCGCCCGCGCCGTCGGCGCCACCCACCCCGTCCACCTCGATCCCGAGGCCGCGCGCGCCGCGGGCCACGCCGACGTGGTCGCGCCGAGCACCTTCCCCGTGGTCGTGCAGGAGGCGGCGCTCGCGCAGCTCCTCGCCGAGCCCGACGCGGGCATCGACTTCAGCCGGGTGGTCCACGGCGAGCAGTCCTTCGCGTACTCGCGTCCCGTCGTCGCGGGCGACGAGCTCACCGCCACGCTCACCGTCACCAAGGTCGCGTCGCTCGGTGGCAACGCCATGGTGACCGCCGCGTCCGCGATGGTGGACGCCTCGGGCGCCCACGTGGTCACGGCCGTCTCCACCATCGTGGTCCGCGGGGACGACGCGTGAGCGCCGCGGCCGTGCCCGTGCTCGCCGACCTCGCCGTGGGCGACGTCGTGGCGGAGCGCTCCATCCACCTCACGCGCGACTCCCTGGTCCGCTATGCGGGCGCCTCGGGCGACTTCAACCCCATCCACTACCGCGACGACGTGGCCGCGTCGGTCGGCCTGCCGGGCGTCCTCGCCCACGGCATGCTCACCATGGGCCAGGCCGTGCAGCCCGTGGCCGACTGGGCGGGCGACCCCTCCCGCATCCTCTCCTACGGCGTGCGCTTCACGCGGCCCGTGGTCGTGGATCCCGCGGACGGCCAGGAGCTGGCGGTCGTCGCCAAGGTCGGCGCCATCGACGCCGAGGCGGGCACCGCCCGCATCGACATCGCCGTGTCCGTCGACGGGAAGACCGTGCTGGGCCGCGCGCAGGCGCTGGTCCGGCTGGCGTAGGCCCGTCGTGACGATCGAGACCCACCGCGACGCCCCGCTCGCCGACCTCACGACGCTGCGCGTCGGCGGCCCGGCCGAGGAGCTCGTGACCGTGAGCGAGCGCGACGAGCTCGTCGACACGCTGCTCGGCCTCTGGACCGTGGGCGAGGACTGGCACGTCATCGGCGGCGGGTCCAACTCCCTCATCTCCGACGAGGGCGTGCCCGGCACGGTGATCCGCATCGCCACCCGCGGCGTCGAGGTCGGCGAGGAGCGCGCCGACGGCACCGTCCCCGTGCGCGTGCAGGCCGGAGAGCCGTGGGACGCGCTCGTCGCGCGCACCGTGGCGGACGGCCTCGCGGGGCTGGAGGCGCTCTCGGGCATCCCCGGATCCACCGGCGCCTCGCCCGTGCAGAACATCGGCGCGTACGGCCAGGAGGTGGCCGACGTCCTCGAGGGCGTGGAGTTCCTGGACTACGAGACCGGCCGGGTCGAGCGCCTGAGCGCCGCGGACCTCGGCCTCGGCTACCGCACGTCGTCGCTCAAGCGCGGCCGCGTGGGCGTCGTGCTCACGGTGGACTTCGCGCTGACCCGCGGCGAGGGAGCCGACGCGCTGGGGCTCCCGGTCGCGTACCCGCAGCTCGCGGGGGCCCTCGGCGTGGAGCTCGGCGACCGCGTCCCCGTCGCCCGCGTGCGCGAGACCGTGCTCGCCCTCCGCGCCTCCAAGGGCATGGTGCTCGACGACGCGGATCCCGACACCTGGAGCGCGGGCTCCTTCTTCACCAACCCCATCGTCAGCGCCGCCTTCGCGCGCACGCTGCCGGCCGATGCCCCGCGCTGGCCGCAGGAGGAGCCGCCCGAGGACCTCGTCGTGCCGCTCGGCGACCAGTGGGAGGTGGCCGAGGCCATCGAGCGCGAGGCCGCCGCGCGCCGCCGCCGCGAGCCCGCGGCCGTGAAGCTCAGCGCCGCGTGGCTCATCGAGCACTCGGGCGTGCACCGCGGGTTCCGGCTGCCGGGATCCGGCGCGGCCATCTCCTCGAAGCACACGCTCGCGCTCACCAACCGCGGCACCGCCACCGCCGAGGACGTCGCTGCCCTCGCGCGCTACGTGCAGGGCCGGGTCATGGGCGAGCACGGCGTGATCCTGCAGCCCGAGCCCGTGCTGGTCGGCCTCTCCCTCTAGGGAAGGGCCGACCCGCGGGACGGGCGGCGATCAGGCGAGCAGGTCGCGGATCCGGCGCACGCCCTCGAGCAGCGCCTCGTCGCCGAGCGCGTAGCTGAAGCGCAGGAAGCCGCTCGGGCCGAACGCCTCGCCGGGCACCGCGGCGACCTCGGCCTTCTCCAGCAGGACGTCGGCCACCTCCAGGGACGTCGTGGGCGTCACGCCGTCGATGTCGCGGCCGAAGAGCCCCGTGACGTCGGGGTAGACGTAGAACGCGCCCTGCGGCGTCGGCGTGACGAAGCCGGGGATGGCATCGAGCTCGGCGACGATCGTGCGGCGGCGGCGGTCGAAGGCCTCGCGCATCCGGTCGACGGTGTCGCGTGGTCCGCGGAGGGCGGCGATGGCCGCGCGCTGCGAGACGTTGGAGACGTTCGAGGACAGGTGCGACTGGAGGTTGCCCGCGGCCTTGATGGCGTCGGCCGGGCCTACCATCCACCCGACACGCCAGCCGGTCATGGCGTACGTCTTGGCGACGCCGTTGACGAGGATCGTCCGGTCGGCCAGCGCCGGCACGACGTCGACGATGCTCGCCGCCTCGGCGCCGTCGTAGACGAGGTCCTGGTAGATCTCGTCGCTGATGACCCAGAGGCCCTTCGCGTCCGCCCACTCGCCGATCTCGCGGGTCTGCTCCCGCGAGTACACGGCGCCCGTGGGGTTGGAGGGGGAGACGAACAGCAGCACCTTGGTGCGCGGGGTCCACGCGGCCTCGAGCTGCTCGACCGTGACGAGGTAGCCCTGTTCGGCGCCCGCGAAGACGTCGACGGCGACGCCGCCCGCGAGGCGGATGGCCTCCGGGTACGTGGTCCAGTAGGGCGTGGGCACGAGGACCTCGTCGCCCTGGTCGAGCAGGGTCTGGAACGCCTGGTAGACGGCCTGCTTGCCGCCGTTGGTGACGATGATCCGGTCGATGCCCACGTCGAGGCCCGACGACGTGCGCGTCTTCTCCGCGATCGCCTCGCGGAGGTCGGGGAGCCCGGCCGCCGCCGTGTACCGGTGGTTGCGGGGATCGCGCGCGGCCTCGACCGCGGCCTCGACCACGTAGTCGGGAGTCGGGAAGTCGGGCTCGCCGGCCGCGAAGCTGATGACGGGGCGCCCGGCGGCCTGCAGGGCCTTGGCTTTGCCGTCGACCTTGAGGGTCGCGGACTCGGCGATGGATCCGATGCGGGTGGAGACGCGGCTGAGGGGGACGGTGCTCTGCGGTTCGGCCATGCCCCGAGCATAGGGATCCGCGCCGGGCTCCACGCGGATGCCGACGGCCGTCGGATGCGCGGCCCGACCGGGCGGGCGCGGATGCTGGTACACTCATCCGGGTCGGTATCTCCGCCATGCTCTTCCGCGCCTTCTTCCGTCCGTGCTCGCACGGTGGGGAAGCGCAGGGGGCAGGCGGATGTCGACGCAGAGGGTGGTGGCTCAATTGGTAGAGCAGCGGTCTCCAAAACCGCAGGTTGCAGGTTCGAGTCCTGTCCGCCCTGCTAGATGATCCGCGTCCACGGACGCGGCCCATCGCGGCTCGCCCGAACTCCGGGAGGCGCCGAGCAATGCAGGAAGGGACCCACGCGTGGCGCGGAAGATCGTCGACGAGCCCAGCGAGGAGATCGTCGCGCAGGCTCGCGAGCAGCGGGACGCGCGACGCAACCCCTTCGCCCGGCTGGTGCTCTTCATCAAGCAGGTCGTGCAGGAGCTCAAGAAGGTGGTCACCCCCACCCGCAAGGAGCTGCTCACGTTCACGGGAGTCGTCCTGGCCTTCGTCGTCGTCATGATGGTGATCGTCTCGCTCCTCGACCAGCTGTTCGGGTACCTGGCCATCGTGGTGTTCGGCAACGGCGCTTAGCACCAGGGCCTCCACCGGAGGCGGCACGGGCCGGACGGCGGGCTGCGCACGGGATCCGAGGATCGCGGGCGCCGCGGAGCACGGACGGCCGGAGCGCGGCGGATCCCTCCGGGTCCGCGTCCACGCGATACGGCGCCCGGAGCAGCACGGCACGCACACGGCAACGCACGACGAAGAACGAGGGAAGTAGATCCATTGGCTGAGAGCAAGCGCGACGACGTCGACCTCGCCCCCGCGGCGGAGCAGTCCTCCGAGGTGGACGAGGCCCAGGAGGGTTCCGTCACCACCGCATCCGAGGGCAGCTCGGACGCGACGGAGCACACCGCCCTGCACATCGAGGGCGACGACGTCGAGACCGACCTGACGGCCGCGCTCGACGCGATGGAGTCCGTCGACGACCCCGAGGCCGACGCGATCGTCGAGGACGCGCTCGACGTGGACTCCGCCGACGAGGCCGAGGCCGCCGTCGAGGCGACCGACGACGAGGCCGAGGAGGAGGCAGCCGAGGAGGCGCTGGAGCCCGCCGAGGTCACGCCCGCGACCGCCGAGGACGTCGCCGAGGCCGAGGCCGACCTGGTGCCCGACGAGGCCGAGGACGACTCCGAGGTCGACCCGTACGAGGACTTCCGCAAGGAGCTCCGCTCCAAGCCGGGCAAGTGGTACGTCATCCACTCCTACGCGGGCTTCGAGCGCCGCGTGAAGAGCAACATCGAGAACCGCATGGTGTCGCTCAACATGGAGGACGACATCTACCAGATCGAGGTCCCGATGGAGGACGTCGTCGAGATCAAGAACGGCCAGCGCAAGATGGTCAACCGCGTGCGCATCCCCGGCTACGTGCTGGTGCGCATGGCCCTCAACGAGGACAGCTGGTCGGTCGTCCGCCAC
The nucleotide sequence above comes from Clavibacter sp. B3I6. Encoded proteins:
- the nusG gene encoding transcription termination/antitermination protein NusG, with the translated sequence MAESKRDDVDLAPAAEQSSEVDEAQEGSVTTASEGSSDATEHTALHIEGDDVETDLTAALDAMESVDDPEADAIVEDALDVDSADEAEAAVEATDDEAEEEAAEEALEPAEVTPATAEDVAEAEADLVPDEAEDDSEVDPYEDFRKELRSKPGKWYVIHSYAGFERRVKSNIENRMVSLNMEDDIYQIEVPMEDVVEIKNGQRKMVNRVRIPGYVLVRMALNEDSWSVVRHTPGVTGFVGNAHNPTPLRFEEAFSMLKSLVEIKEVAQVKGQPTKGGQAQRVIAAEVDFEIGETITIKEGSFAGLPGSISEIKPESGKLTVLVSLFERETPVELSFDQVTKL
- a CDS encoding MaoC/PaaZ C-terminal domain-containing protein; the protein is MSAAAVPVLADLAVGDVVAERSIHLTRDSLVRYAGASGDFNPIHYRDDVAASVGLPGVLAHGMLTMGQAVQPVADWAGDPSRILSYGVRFTRPVVVDPADGQELAVVAKVGAIDAEAGTARIDIAVSVDGKTVLGRAQALVRLA
- a CDS encoding MaoC family dehydratase N-terminal domain-containing protein — protein: MPVNPEIQGRVLPAAVPYLVGREKVREFARAVGATHPVHLDPEAARAAGHADVVAPSTFPVVVQEAALAQLLAEPDAGIDFSRVVHGEQSFAYSRPVVAGDELTATLTVTKVASLGGNAMVTAASAMVDASGAHVVTAVSTIVVRGDDA
- the secE gene encoding preprotein translocase subunit SecE, with product MARKIVDEPSEEIVAQAREQRDARRNPFARLVLFIKQVVQELKKVVTPTRKELLTFTGVVLAFVVVMMVIVSLLDQLFGYLAIVVFGNGA
- a CDS encoding UDP-N-acetylmuramate dehydrogenase, whose amino-acid sequence is MTIETHRDAPLADLTTLRVGGPAEELVTVSERDELVDTLLGLWTVGEDWHVIGGGSNSLISDEGVPGTVIRIATRGVEVGEERADGTVPVRVQAGEPWDALVARTVADGLAGLEALSGIPGSTGASPVQNIGAYGQEVADVLEGVEFLDYETGRVERLSAADLGLGYRTSSLKRGRVGVVLTVDFALTRGEGADALGLPVAYPQLAGALGVELGDRVPVARVRETVLALRASKGMVLDDADPDTWSAGSFFTNPIVSAAFARTLPADAPRWPQEEPPEDLVVPLGDQWEVAEAIEREAAARRRREPAAVKLSAAWLIEHSGVHRGFRLPGSGAAISSKHTLALTNRGTATAEDVAALARYVQGRVMGEHGVILQPEPVLVGLSL
- a CDS encoding aldo/keto reductase; this encodes MSNPARVPLGSSGLEVLPLSFGGNVFGWTADEATSFQLLDAYTAAGGNFIDTADVYSAWKPGNSGGESEEIIGRWLASRGRPDDLVIATKVGSLESAKGTSRDSVRRGVEASLRRLGVDAIDLYYAHIDDEATPIEETVTALAELVAEGKVRAIGASNFTAERLQAALDVSAREGIARFEVLQNRYNLVARDAYEGELADLLIREGIASAPYSSLASGFLTGKYRGGDVDSPRAGTASAYYDDHGRALLEVLDRVAEAHGVSVTTVSLAWLRAQPSVTAPIASARDLTQLPDLLASVELELTADEIRDLSAV
- a CDS encoding pyridoxal phosphate-dependent aminotransferase; translation: MAEPQSTVPLSRVSTRIGSIAESATLKVDGKAKALQAAGRPVISFAAGEPDFPTPDYVVEAAVEAARDPRNHRYTAAAGLPDLREAIAEKTRTSSGLDVGIDRIIVTNGGKQAVYQAFQTLLDQGDEVLVPTPYWTTYPEAIRLAGGVAVDVFAGAEQGYLVTVEQLEAAWTPRTKVLLFVSPSNPTGAVYSREQTREIGEWADAKGLWVISDEIYQDLVYDGAEAASIVDVVPALADRTILVNGVAKTYAMTGWRVGWMVGPADAIKAAGNLQSHLSSNVSNVSQRAAIAALRGPRDTVDRMREAFDRRRRTIVAELDAIPGFVTPTPQGAFYVYPDVTGLFGRDIDGVTPTTSLEVADVLLEKAEVAAVPGEAFGPSGFLRFSYALGDEALLEGVRRIRDLLA